CAGGACCTCAAGGTCATGGACTCCGCCGCGTTTGCGTTGTGCCGCGACAACAAGATGCCCATCATCGTCTTCGATTTCTTCAAGCCCCACAACCTGCACCAGGTGGTGACCGGCAGGCCGGTCGGCACCTTGGTCGCTGATTGATCCTGCATCCCCCCATGACCATTGACGACATCCTGCTGGAAACCGAGGAGAAGATGCTCAAGACCGAGGAGCATCTGGTGCAGCAGTTCGCCGGCGTCCGTACCGGCAAGGCCTCGCCTGCACTGATTGAGAACGTGATGGTGGAGGCCTACGGGTCCCAGATGCGCCTCAAGGAGCTGGCCACCATCTCCGCACCGGAATCGCGCATGCTGATGGTGACCCCGTTCGATCAGTCCAACGTCAAGGCCATCGAGAAGGGGATTCAGGCGTCGAACCTGGGCCTGAATCCTGCCACCCAGGGGAAGTTCATCCGGATCGTCCTTCCCGATCTCAGCAC
Above is a window of Verrucomicrobiia bacterium DNA encoding:
- the frr gene encoding ribosome recycling factor, whose translation is MTIDDILLETEEKMLKTEEHLVQQFAGVRTGKASPALIENVMVEAYGSQMRLKELATISAPESRMLMVTPFDQSNVKAIEKGIQASNLGLNPATQGKFIRIVLPDLSTERRQEFVKICRKMAEDSRVSLRNERRHAIEGLKKVKAAGGVSEDQVETAEAEVQKLTDQYIAKLDQHLAHKEKEILTV